One window of Nocardia sp. NBC_00508 genomic DNA carries:
- a CDS encoding TIGR03086 family metal-binding protein: protein MTPEFDFEPAATALETVVVRIADDQLTLPTPCADTTVRDLLVHVVDLTEAFRQAATKESVGGSVAPNTSTDRPLVPDWRSRIPAQSRALVSAWREAAAWDGATEAGGVTMPASVMAMVALDELVIHCWDLAKATGQEPRHAPADLAVLVEFLADTPPEGTPGLFGPVVPIPAEAPALHRVLGLTGRDPVWTP, encoded by the coding sequence ATGACCCCGGAATTCGACTTCGAACCGGCCGCTACCGCGCTCGAGACGGTGGTCGTCCGCATTGCCGACGACCAGCTCACCTTGCCGACGCCTTGTGCCGACACCACCGTGCGTGACCTCCTCGTGCACGTCGTCGACCTGACCGAAGCATTCCGTCAGGCCGCCACCAAAGAATCGGTGGGCGGTTCCGTCGCGCCGAACACGAGCACGGACCGGCCGCTCGTTCCGGACTGGCGCAGCAGGATTCCCGCGCAGTCGAGGGCACTCGTCTCCGCGTGGCGCGAAGCCGCCGCGTGGGACGGTGCCACCGAAGCGGGCGGCGTCACGATGCCCGCCTCCGTCATGGCCATGGTCGCGCTGGACGAATTGGTCATCCACTGCTGGGACCTCGCCAAGGCGACCGGTCAGGAACCGCGCCATGCCCCCGCCGACCTCGCGGTGCTCGTCGAATTCCTGGCGGATACGCCACCCGAAGGAACACCGGGGCTGTTCGGCCCGGTGGTACCGATCCCTGCCGAGGCGCCTGCGCTGCACCGGGTTCTGGGTCTCACCGGGCGTGACCCGGTTTGGACCCCTTAG
- a CDS encoding TetR/AcrR family transcriptional regulator, translating into MEHEEATPGSVRPGGRTARVREAVLRVAGDLLAVRGFAHLDLAEVAARAEVGKTTVYRRWRTPAGLVTDLLADMAEQSLPHADTGSLLGDLTANARLVASALTDPRQGRLFQAVIAAATCDETAATALRRFYDIRLTEWAPCVAAAIQRGEAPPGTDPRAVLSAVSGPLYYRLLASGDPIDDNAIRTTAVAASSAARAGMFVTPTKGGQQTALT; encoded by the coding sequence ATGGAGCATGAAGAGGCCACGCCCGGCTCGGTTCGCCCTGGTGGACGGACCGCGCGGGTGCGTGAGGCCGTGCTGCGCGTCGCGGGGGACCTGCTCGCGGTACGTGGCTTCGCCCACCTGGATCTCGCCGAGGTCGCGGCGCGCGCCGAGGTCGGCAAGACCACCGTCTACCGCCGCTGGCGCACTCCCGCCGGGCTGGTCACAGATCTGCTGGCCGACATGGCCGAACAGTCGCTGCCGCATGCTGATACCGGTTCGCTGCTCGGCGATCTCACCGCCAACGCCCGCCTGGTCGCCTCGGCGTTGACCGACCCGCGCCAAGGGCGGCTGTTCCAGGCCGTCATCGCCGCCGCCACCTGCGACGAGACCGCCGCCACCGCGCTGCGCCGCTTCTACGACATCCGACTCACCGAATGGGCCCCCTGCGTCGCGGCCGCGATACAGCGCGGCGAAGCTCCCCCTGGCACCGACCCCCGTGCCGTCCTGTCCGCGGTTTCCGGTCCGCTCTATTACAGACTGCTCGCCAGCGGCGACCCCATCGACGACAACGCAATCCGGACAACCGCGGTGGCCGCCAGCAGCGCGGCGCGGGCCGGGATGTTCGTTACGCCGACGAAAGGCGGGCAGCAGACCGCCCTGACCTGA
- a CDS encoding aldo/keto reductase, producing the protein MEYRRLGASGLLVPALSFGAGTFGGRGELFSAWGDTDADQARRLVDISLDAGVTMFDTADVYSDGASEEVLGAAVKGRRDQVLLSTKATLPTGPGPRDAGSGRARLIGAVEASLRRLGTDYIDLFQLHAFDAGTPVEEVVAALDDLVRAGKIRYVGASNFAGWQLMKSLAAADRNGLTRYVAHQVYYSLVGRDYEWELMPLGRDQGVGAVVWSPLGWGRLTGKIRRGRPLPEGSRLHRTAAAGPPVDDEKLYDVVDVLDELAAETGKTIPQIALNWLLRRPTVATVIVGARNEDQLRQNLGAIGWELDADQIARLDKASATTPPYPYYPYYRLPDFTRLNPPAV; encoded by the coding sequence ATGGAGTACCGGCGGCTCGGCGCGTCAGGCCTGCTCGTCCCGGCCCTGAGCTTCGGCGCGGGCACCTTCGGCGGACGGGGCGAGTTGTTCAGCGCATGGGGCGACACCGACGCCGACCAGGCACGACGGCTGGTCGACATCAGCCTGGACGCGGGTGTCACGATGTTCGACACAGCCGACGTCTACTCCGACGGCGCCTCCGAAGAGGTACTGGGCGCCGCCGTCAAGGGCAGGCGAGATCAGGTGTTGCTGTCCACCAAGGCGACATTGCCGACCGGCCCGGGCCCGCGAGACGCCGGTTCCGGACGAGCCAGGTTGATCGGCGCGGTCGAAGCGTCGCTACGCAGACTGGGCACCGACTACATCGATCTGTTCCAGTTGCATGCCTTCGACGCGGGCACGCCGGTGGAGGAAGTCGTCGCCGCACTGGACGACCTGGTGCGCGCCGGCAAGATCCGCTATGTCGGCGCCTCGAACTTCGCGGGCTGGCAGCTGATGAAATCCCTTGCCGCAGCCGATCGCAACGGCCTGACCAGGTATGTCGCGCACCAGGTCTACTACTCGCTGGTCGGGCGCGACTACGAGTGGGAGCTCATGCCGCTCGGGCGCGACCAGGGCGTGGGCGCGGTCGTCTGGAGCCCGCTGGGCTGGGGCAGGCTCACCGGCAAGATCCGTCGTGGCCGGCCGCTGCCGGAGGGCAGCCGTCTGCACCGGACCGCAGCGGCCGGTCCACCGGTGGATGACGAGAAGCTCTACGACGTGGTCGACGTCCTCGACGAGCTGGCCGCCGAAACCGGTAAGACCATCCCGCAGATCGCCCTGAACTGGCTGCTACGCCGTCCGACTGTCGCGACCGTCATCGTCGGCGCCCGCAACGAGGACCAATTGCGCCAGAACCTCGGCGCCATCGGCTGGGAACTCGACGCCGATCAAATCGCCCGCCTGGACAAAGCCAGCGCCACCACCCCGCCCTACCCCTACTACCCGTACTACCGTCTGCCGGACTTCACCCGCCTGAACCCACCCGCGGTGTGA
- a CDS encoding ATP-binding cassette domain-containing protein: MTSFAPYSALAVEADGLVKVFGEQRAVDGVSLAVPRGSVYGVLGPNGAGKTTTIRMLATLLRPDGGSARIFGHDVVAEPTAVRSLLGVTGQYASVDEDLTATENLVVFSRLLGLSRIDARRKAVELLEEFDLVEAADKPLRNFSGGMRRRLDLAASLIATPPLLFLDEPTTGLDPRTRAQMWETIRRLVRAGATVLLTTQYLDEADQLADRIAVIDHGKVIADGTADELKASVGGSSLHLTLVDRGQVDEARRIIGDFLGTETQITPEAGRLTAPLPDAGVTADLLIRLREWEIGVDEITVSKPSLDEVFLTITGHPADDSTDESERSAA; the protein is encoded by the coding sequence ATGACTTCTTTCGCACCATATTCAGCGCTCGCCGTGGAGGCAGACGGCCTGGTCAAGGTGTTCGGGGAACAGCGCGCCGTCGACGGTGTGAGCCTGGCGGTGCCGCGGGGCTCGGTGTACGGCGTGCTCGGGCCGAACGGCGCCGGCAAGACGACGACCATCCGGATGCTGGCGACCCTGTTGCGGCCGGATGGCGGCAGCGCCCGGATCTTCGGCCACGACGTGGTCGCGGAGCCGACGGCGGTCCGCTCGCTGCTCGGCGTCACCGGACAGTACGCCTCGGTCGACGAGGACTTGACCGCCACCGAGAACCTGGTCGTCTTCTCCCGCCTGCTCGGCCTGAGCCGGATCGACGCCCGGCGCAAGGCGGTCGAGCTGCTGGAAGAATTCGACCTCGTCGAGGCGGCGGACAAACCGCTGCGGAACTTCTCCGGCGGCATGCGGCGCAGACTCGATCTGGCGGCCAGCCTGATCGCGACGCCGCCGCTGCTGTTCCTGGACGAACCGACCACCGGCCTCGATCCGCGCACTCGCGCCCAGATGTGGGAGACCATCCGCCGCCTGGTCCGTGCGGGAGCGACGGTGCTGCTCACCACGCAGTATCTGGACGAGGCCGATCAGCTGGCCGACCGGATCGCGGTGATCGACCACGGCAAGGTGATCGCCGACGGCACGGCCGACGAACTCAAGGCCTCGGTGGGCGGCTCCTCCCTGCACTTGACCCTGGTCGATCGGGGCCAGGTGGACGAGGCGCGCCGCATCATCGGCGATTTCCTCGGTACCGAAACGCAGATCACCCCGGAGGCGGGACGCCTCACCGCGCCGTTGCCCGACGCCGGTGTCACCGCGGATCTGCTGATCCGCCTGCGCGAGTGGGAGATCGGGGTCGACGAGATCACCGTGAGCAAGCCGAGCCTGGACGAGGTCTTCCTCACCATCACCGGCCACCCGGCCGACGACAGCACCGACGAGTCCGAGAGGAGCGCGGCATGA
- a CDS encoding ABC transporter permease — protein MTTITATETAAPTPILEVSNRIPIGQAVANSFTMAYRGLLKIKHKPEQLFDVTIQPILFTALFAYIFGGAIGGSVRDYLPTLIPGILVQTVVLTSVVTGTQLREDMDKGVFDRFKSLPIARISALAGALIADMVRYVIATVLTVVVGLCIGYRPEGGVVGVVAAGLVIVACSFAISWIWALVGVTGKSAAGVQGISMMIMFPLTFMSGAFALVSTMPGWMQGLNHANPVYYMVNACRGLMNGGGFGGDLAWSLIGSLVVISIFAPLTVKAYMRRA, from the coding sequence ATGACCACGATCACCGCGACCGAGACCGCGGCGCCGACACCGATTCTCGAAGTGAGCAACCGGATTCCGATCGGGCAGGCGGTGGCGAACTCGTTCACCATGGCCTACCGCGGCCTGCTGAAGATCAAGCACAAGCCCGAGCAGCTGTTCGACGTCACGATTCAGCCGATCCTGTTCACCGCATTGTTCGCCTACATCTTCGGTGGCGCCATCGGCGGCAGTGTGCGGGACTACCTGCCGACCCTGATCCCCGGCATCCTGGTGCAGACGGTGGTGCTCACGTCGGTCGTCACCGGCACCCAGTTGCGCGAGGACATGGACAAGGGCGTTTTCGACCGCTTCAAATCCCTTCCGATCGCCCGCATCTCGGCCCTGGCCGGGGCGCTGATCGCGGACATGGTTCGCTACGTCATCGCGACCGTGCTGACCGTCGTCGTCGGTCTGTGCATCGGCTATCGGCCGGAGGGCGGGGTGGTCGGCGTCGTCGCGGCGGGTCTGGTCATCGTGGCGTGCTCGTTCGCGATCAGCTGGATCTGGGCGCTGGTCGGGGTCACCGGCAAGAGCGCGGCAGGCGTGCAGGGTATCTCGATGATGATCATGTTCCCGCTGACCTTCATGTCCGGCGCCTTCGCGCTGGTGAGCACCATGCCGGGGTGGATGCAGGGGCTCAACCACGCGAACCCCGTGTACTACATGGTGAACGCGTGCCGTGGGCTGATGAACGGCGGCGGGTTCGGCGGCGACCTGGCTTGGTCGCTGATCGGCTCACTGGTCGTGATCTCGATCTTCGCCCCGCTCACCGTCAAGGCGTACATGCGACGGGCATGA
- a CDS encoding AfsR/SARP family transcriptional regulator yields the protein MTTPAGESVVVALLGEVALRRAGVLTPLPGARSRLLLAALAMRPGRSRSAQTLIDDVWGEQPPRSPMNALHTQVSRLRAALPEGALEIGPAGYRLTVGAEQVDVTLAGEWVRAARRCHTEDDPAGCLAAIGQARALWRGEPGADLPSGDLADDLRATAGRLLTELDDLELTARQDGGDIDGALRLARRRAAADPLDEPAQQTLMRLLAAAGRANEALESFAAFRSRLVGRLGTDPGPALVAVHTAILRGEQAGRAAAQPSYTGVSAAVGGSRNGFAPEPTAAAGIGAELPTVPAVAAGIAAEPLPAAIGLRAAPNALLGRAADLAALADLLRDSRVVTVLGPGGAGKTRIANELGTRVAGARPVVLVELASVRADSADARVEVEAAIAAVLGLSDVTFDTAALRSGQTIDARRRLQDAVSARSMLLILDNCEHLIDAVAVVVADLIGVANRLTVLTTSRSPLTITAETVYPLPPLTIDAAGSPATELFAARARAVRPAVRLDPDVVAQLCHTLDGLPLAIELAAARVRVMSVEEINERLADRFALLRHGDRSSPERHRTLHAVIDWSWNLLDDEQQVALRRLCRFPAGFTLSAAEAVASGADLEDVAAAVDGLVNQSLLTVLDDEVIGIRYRMLETVREFGEERSTGVAGEPEAVDTRMMRWAEDYADDVARRYMTGDQVHLALSVAAELDNLLAALRCALERRHAATAYTVFPVVAMLWVIRGSHMEVVNWAERVVELDAPDFGPDAPRADLVLTTYEMMFLHLTYIGGSARELARLRLKVRRLFRAGADLTETNSFTGRVVLTRADGRGLGRLIADAVWSGDPETMAAALLLRANIRENLGDVRGSTVDAIRALDAFGHNNVWSVAMVCRHLGQVCGQIAQYAESVTYYRRSLELLQRLGAYEDTVEIRSLLVASLVGIGELAQAERELELAFGTPDLDGATGGRNRLLSTVMQSSAEVAFAAGDIAEGFARYQRALELFGWPDQALGPGPGALMLAAAALDAKVLYGAADTGAALAAELAELMVPMMTQYQDLPQIGAVACAIGSYLIAVGLDVPRGIELLALAPNVFCRQDFPTMRWDRHRDAAVATLGAERVGQERDRVGHLRRRDSANRIMRMIQELNDAR from the coding sequence GTGACGACGCCCGCAGGCGAATCGGTCGTGGTGGCCTTGCTGGGCGAGGTGGCGCTGCGCCGTGCCGGTGTGCTGACGCCGCTGCCCGGTGCGCGCTCCCGGCTCCTGCTGGCGGCGCTGGCCATGCGGCCGGGGCGCAGCCGCAGCGCGCAAACCTTGATCGATGACGTCTGGGGCGAACAGCCGCCGCGGTCGCCGATGAACGCGCTGCACACCCAGGTCTCTCGGCTGCGAGCGGCGCTGCCGGAGGGCGCGCTGGAGATCGGCCCCGCGGGCTACCGGCTGACGGTCGGTGCCGAGCAAGTCGATGTGACCTTGGCTGGAGAATGGGTGCGAGCGGCTCGCCGGTGCCACACGGAGGACGATCCAGCCGGGTGCCTCGCGGCGATCGGGCAGGCGCGGGCGCTGTGGCGCGGCGAACCCGGAGCCGACCTGCCCTCCGGTGACCTGGCCGACGACCTGCGCGCCACGGCCGGGCGCCTGCTCACCGAACTCGACGATCTCGAGCTGACCGCGCGCCAGGACGGCGGTGACATCGACGGCGCACTGCGTCTGGCCCGCCGCCGAGCCGCCGCCGACCCATTGGACGAGCCCGCGCAGCAGACCCTGATGCGCCTGCTCGCCGCGGCAGGGCGAGCCAACGAGGCGCTGGAATCCTTCGCGGCCTTCCGTTCCCGGCTGGTCGGGCGACTCGGCACGGACCCGGGACCGGCACTTGTCGCAGTGCACACCGCGATCCTGCGGGGGGAGCAGGCAGGCCGCGCCGCGGCGCAGCCGAGCTACACGGGTGTGTCTGCGGCGGTCGGCGGCTCCAGGAATGGTTTCGCACCCGAGCCGACAGCTGCGGCAGGTATCGGCGCAGAACTACCTACCGTACCGGCGGTTGCGGCTGGAATCGCCGCGGAACCGCTGCCCGCCGCCATCGGGTTGCGTGCCGCGCCCAATGCGCTGCTCGGCCGTGCGGCCGATCTCGCCGCGCTCGCCGACCTGCTGCGCGATTCCCGGGTGGTGACCGTGCTCGGCCCAGGCGGTGCGGGAAAGACCAGGATTGCCAACGAGCTCGGTACCCGCGTAGCAGGCGCGCGGCCGGTTGTGCTGGTCGAGCTGGCTTCGGTGCGCGCCGACAGCGCCGACGCCAGGGTCGAGGTCGAGGCGGCGATCGCCGCGGTGCTCGGGCTCAGCGATGTCACCTTCGACACGGCGGCACTGCGTTCCGGACAGACCATCGACGCGCGCAGACGGCTGCAGGACGCGGTGTCGGCCCGTTCGATGCTGCTCATCCTGGACAACTGCGAGCACCTGATCGACGCCGTCGCAGTGGTGGTCGCCGACCTGATCGGCGTCGCGAACCGGCTGACCGTGCTCACCACGAGCCGATCACCGCTGACGATCACCGCGGAGACCGTGTACCCATTGCCGCCCTTGACCATCGACGCGGCGGGCTCGCCCGCGACCGAGCTGTTCGCCGCGCGAGCCAGGGCGGTGCGGCCCGCCGTCCGGCTCGACCCGGACGTCGTAGCCCAGCTCTGCCACACCCTCGACGGGCTGCCGTTGGCCATCGAGCTGGCCGCCGCTCGGGTGCGGGTGATGAGCGTCGAGGAGATCAACGAACGGCTGGCCGACCGGTTCGCGCTGCTGCGCCACGGCGACCGCAGCTCGCCCGAGCGGCACCGCACGCTGCACGCGGTGATCGACTGGAGCTGGAACCTGCTCGACGACGAACAGCAGGTGGCGCTGCGCCGATTGTGCCGATTTCCCGCCGGTTTCACGCTGTCGGCCGCCGAGGCGGTGGCGAGTGGAGCTGACCTGGAGGATGTCGCCGCTGCTGTCGACGGCCTGGTCAACCAGTCGCTGCTCACCGTGTTGGACGACGAGGTGATCGGCATCCGGTACCGGATGCTGGAGACCGTTCGAGAATTCGGCGAAGAGCGATCGACCGGTGTCGCGGGCGAGCCGGAAGCGGTCGACACCCGAATGATGCGGTGGGCCGAGGACTATGCCGACGACGTCGCGCGCCGGTATATGACCGGCGATCAGGTTCACCTCGCGCTCTCGGTGGCGGCGGAGCTGGACAACCTGCTCGCGGCGCTGCGCTGCGCGCTCGAACGGCGGCACGCGGCGACGGCGTACACGGTCTTCCCCGTCGTCGCCATGTTGTGGGTGATCCGCGGCTCGCACATGGAGGTGGTCAATTGGGCGGAGCGGGTAGTCGAATTGGATGCGCCCGACTTCGGTCCGGACGCTCCGCGCGCCGACCTGGTGCTCACCACCTACGAGATGATGTTCTTGCATCTCACCTACATTGGCGGGAGCGCCCGCGAACTCGCCCGGCTGCGCCTGAAAGTGCGTCGTTTGTTCCGTGCGGGCGCCGATCTCACCGAGACCAATAGCTTCACCGGCCGTGTCGTGCTCACCAGGGCCGACGGACGCGGACTCGGCAGGCTGATCGCCGACGCGGTGTGGTCGGGCGATCCGGAGACCATGGCCGCCGCGCTGCTGTTGCGCGCCAACATCCGGGAGAATCTCGGCGACGTGCGCGGCTCGACCGTCGACGCGATCAGGGCGCTGGATGCCTTCGGGCACAACAACGTCTGGAGCGTGGCCATGGTGTGCAGGCACCTCGGCCAGGTCTGCGGCCAGATCGCGCAGTACGCGGAATCGGTGACCTACTACCGCCGTTCGCTCGAGCTGCTGCAGCGGCTCGGCGCTTACGAGGACACCGTGGAGATCCGCAGCCTGCTGGTGGCTTCGCTGGTCGGCATCGGCGAGCTGGCGCAGGCCGAGCGGGAACTCGAGCTCGCGTTCGGCACCCCGGACCTGGATGGCGCGACCGGCGGGCGGAACCGCCTGCTGTCCACCGTCATGCAGAGTTCAGCCGAGGTGGCGTTCGCGGCGGGCGACATAGCGGAGGGTTTCGCTCGCTACCAGCGCGCACTGGAACTGTTCGGCTGGCCGGACCAGGCGCTCGGGCCGGGGCCCGGCGCACTGATGCTCGCTGCGGCGGCGCTCGACGCGAAGGTGCTCTACGGTGCGGCCGATACCGGCGCGGCCCTGGCCGCCGAGCTGGCCGAGCTCATGGTGCCGATGATGACGCAGTACCAGGACCTGCCGCAGATCGGTGCCGTCGCCTGCGCCATCGGCTCGTATCTCATCGCTGTCGGCCTTGACGTCCCGCGTGGTATCGAGCTGCTCGCCCTGGCTCCGAATGTGTTCTGCCGCCAGGACTTTCCCACAATGCGCTGGGACCGGCACCGGGACGCCGCGGTCGCGACCCTCGGCGCCGAGCGGGTCGGCCAGGAGCGCGACCGGGTCGGCCACCTGCGCCGCAGAGACTCTGCCAACCGGATCATGCGGATGATCCAGGAGCTGAACGACGCTCGCTGA
- a CDS encoding SRPBCC family protein, which produces MAEFEVVRSAVITAEPARVHALINDFHEWVNWSPWEGLDPQLQRSYSGADSGIGARYAWSGNRKAGAGNMEIVSSTERQIGVRLEFLKPMKATNQVIFVLDPVETGTEVTWRMTGQQTGLMGFIGKLIPMDRFVGRDFEKGLAQLQQVATDGTA; this is translated from the coding sequence ATGGCTGAGTTCGAGGTGGTCCGGTCGGCCGTGATCACGGCCGAACCCGCGCGAGTGCACGCGCTGATCAACGATTTTCACGAATGGGTCAACTGGTCGCCATGGGAGGGCCTCGACCCGCAGTTGCAGCGCAGTTATTCCGGCGCGGACTCCGGTATCGGCGCACGCTACGCCTGGAGCGGGAACCGGAAGGCGGGTGCGGGCAACATGGAAATCGTCAGCAGCACCGAGCGCCAGATCGGGGTGCGCCTGGAATTCCTGAAGCCGATGAAGGCCACCAACCAGGTGATCTTCGTCTTGGACCCGGTCGAGACCGGCACCGAGGTGACCTGGCGGATGACCGGACAGCAGACCGGTCTGATGGGCTTTATCGGCAAGCTCATCCCGATGGACAGATTCGTCGGCCGGGACTTCGAGAAGGGGCTCGCCCAGCTGCAGCAGGTGGCGACGGACGGAACGGCCTGA
- a CDS encoding 1,4-dihydroxy-2-naphthoate polyprenyltransferase, whose amino-acid sequence MATAAQWIEGARPRTLPNAIAPVLAGTGAAASIDGAVWWKAILALLVSLALIVGVNYANDYSDGIRGTDDVRVGPVRLVGQKLASPAAVKNAAIASLVVGAIFGLVLVATSAWWLLLIGAACLAGAWYYTGGSKPYGYSGFGELAVFVFFGLIGVLGTQFVQANRIDWVGALLAVSVGAFSSAVLVANNLRDIPTDTESGKVTLAVKLGDPRTRTLHLVLLAVPFVATLVLVARTPLALAGLVAIPLAIRANAPVRGGKGGLELIPALRDSGLALLAWSAITALAVGLCQ is encoded by the coding sequence ATGGCTACTGCAGCGCAATGGATCGAGGGCGCCCGACCGCGTACCCTGCCGAACGCGATCGCCCCTGTGCTCGCCGGGACCGGCGCCGCCGCGTCCATCGACGGGGCGGTGTGGTGGAAAGCGATTCTCGCGCTGCTGGTTTCGCTGGCGCTGATCGTCGGCGTCAATTACGCCAATGACTACTCCGACGGTATCCGCGGCACCGATGACGTCCGAGTCGGCCCCGTGCGCCTGGTCGGGCAGAAACTGGCCTCCCCCGCCGCGGTGAAGAATGCCGCGATCGCCAGCCTCGTCGTCGGCGCGATCTTCGGTCTGGTGCTCGTCGCCACCAGCGCGTGGTGGCTGCTGCTGATCGGCGCGGCCTGCCTGGCGGGAGCCTGGTACTACACCGGAGGCAGCAAGCCCTACGGTTACAGCGGATTCGGCGAGCTGGCGGTGTTCGTCTTCTTCGGGCTGATCGGCGTGCTCGGCACCCAGTTCGTGCAGGCGAACCGGATCGACTGGGTGGGCGCGCTGCTCGCGGTATCGGTGGGCGCGTTCTCCAGCGCCGTGCTCGTCGCGAACAACCTGCGCGACATCCCCACCGACACCGAGTCCGGGAAGGTCACTCTCGCGGTGAAACTCGGCGACCCCCGCACCCGTACCCTGCATCTCGTACTGCTCGCGGTGCCGTTCGTCGCGACGCTGGTCCTGGTCGCCCGCACGCCCTTGGCGCTGGCCGGGCTGGTCGCCATTCCGCTGGCCATACGCGCCAACGCGCCGGTGCGCGGCGGCAAGGGCGGCCTGGAACTGATTCCCGCGTTGCGCGATTCCGGTCTCGCCTTGCTCGCCTGGTCGGCGATAACCGCACTCGCAGTCGGGTTGTGTCAGTAG
- a CDS encoding phage holin family protein, whose translation MQLVIRLVINAVAIWLAAFWVDNIDILAPEGGTAAKIGVVLAVAAVFTVVNALVKPIVKLLSLPLVIVTLGLFLLLINALMLWLTAEITDAFTDYGLRVEGFWAALFGGVIVSLVNWVLGILVPDED comes from the coding sequence ATGCAGCTTGTGATTCGGTTGGTCATCAACGCGGTCGCCATCTGGCTGGCCGCCTTCTGGGTCGACAACATCGACATCCTCGCCCCCGAAGGGGGCACCGCCGCGAAGATCGGCGTCGTGCTCGCGGTGGCCGCGGTGTTCACGGTGGTGAACGCGCTGGTCAAGCCAATCGTCAAGCTGCTGTCGCTGCCGCTGGTGATCGTCACGCTCGGCCTGTTCCTGCTCCTGATCAACGCGCTCATGCTCTGGCTGACCGCCGAGATCACCGACGCGTTCACCGACTACGGCTTGCGCGTCGAGGGCTTCTGGGCCGCGCTGTTCGGCGGCGTCATCGTCTCGCTCGTGAACTGGGTGCTCGGCATCCTGGTCCCGGACGAGGACTGA
- a CDS encoding Clp protease N-terminal domain-containing protein — protein sequence MFERFSRSARMAVVIAQEDARALRASNIEVEHVLLGLLSQGEPELTALLAEAGLTHEGVRRMLSEKGEGDPLGAEDAEALRSIGIDLDAVRESLEAHFGEDALDRAEPEPPRGPFGWGRGGHIPFTRDAKKVLELALREALSRKDKSIESGHVLLGILRAPNRTTMRLFGGDDAIHGLRPKVHALLDRAA from the coding sequence ATGTTCGAACGGTTCAGCAGGTCGGCGAGAATGGCGGTCGTCATCGCCCAGGAAGACGCGCGTGCGCTGCGCGCGTCGAATATCGAGGTGGAGCACGTGCTGCTCGGTCTGCTTTCGCAGGGCGAGCCCGAGCTGACGGCGCTGCTCGCGGAGGCCGGGCTCACCCACGAGGGCGTGCGCCGCATGCTGTCGGAGAAGGGCGAGGGTGACCCGCTCGGCGCCGAGGACGCTGAGGCGCTGCGCTCCATCGGCATCGATCTCGACGCCGTGCGCGAGTCGCTGGAGGCCCATTTCGGCGAGGACGCGCTCGACCGCGCCGAACCGGAACCGCCGCGCGGACCGTTCGGCTGGGGCCGCGGCGGGCACATCCCGTTCACCAGGGACGCGAAGAAGGTGCTCGAGCTCGCGCTGCGCGAGGCGCTCAGCCGCAAGGACAAGTCCATCGAATCCGGTCACGTGCTGCTCGGCATCCTGCGGGCGCCGAACCGAACGACCATGCGTCTGTTCGGCGGCGATGACGCGATCCACGGCTTGCGCCCCAAAGTGCACGCACTGCTCGACCGTGCCGCCTGA
- a CDS encoding helix-turn-helix domain-containing protein: MTEATTLAAAAGSPDPKVGLRAVLALRRLLERLEAIQVANARAQGWSWQAIAEALEVSKQAVHQKYNRKGRSR; this comes from the coding sequence ATGACGGAAGCAACCACCCTGGCGGCCGCCGCGGGCAGCCCCGACCCCAAGGTCGGACTGCGTGCGGTGCTCGCGCTGCGACGGCTGCTCGAACGTCTCGAAGCGATCCAAGTGGCCAATGCCCGTGCCCAGGGCTGGTCCTGGCAGGCGATCGCCGAAGCGCTCGAGGTCAGCAAGCAGGCAGTCCACCAGAAATACAACCGGAAAGGCAGGAGCCGCTGA